A region of Vigna radiata var. radiata cultivar VC1973A chromosome 6, Vradiata_ver6, whole genome shotgun sequence DNA encodes the following proteins:
- the LOC106763535 gene encoding probable glycosyltransferase At5g03795: MGQEFLSLFQLETKRLLWLIGITYAVILTFHYLEFPYGTVLVSVFSADKIPTPGSSTFKSSDVPSKSKLVSNVTLFKPSNFAADHAFEIANNTLIFGQNETIPRTSFVLEPRPKSNKSLGFDGSDHSSTIGSIVRADRKSESQQAEDSQTCSFNKTISLNFSANRFQEDNLSSTEQKSESPFASSSNVSTDITPAVISNDSTISLFQNDNITKVSVPSENKDYHTPIPEVTTVFEMNKLLLKSHTRYRSMRPRWFSAVDEELLRARSEIENAPIVKKDPNFYGPIYHNVSMFKRSYELMEKTLKVYVYTEGARPIMHSPFFTGLYASEGWFMKQMEANDRFVTRDPKKAHLFYLPFSSRMLEEALYVQGSHSHKNLIQYLHNYVEMIAGKYTFWNRTGGADHFLVGCHDWAPGETKVEMANCIRALCNADVKEGFVFGKDASLPETYVRNAQIPTKDLGGNSASKRTILAFFAGSMHGYVRPILLQHWENKDPDMKIFGKLPKSKGNRNYIQYMKSSKYCICAKGYEVNSPRVVEAIFYECVPVIISDNFVPPFFEVLNWESFAVIVLEKDIPNLKNILLSIPEEEYLRLQMRIRKVQHHFLWHRNPVRYDIFHMILHSIWYNRIFSAPTNSILVNF; encoded by the exons ATGGGTCAAGAATTTTTATCCTTGTTTCAGCTGGAAACAAAGAGATTGCTATGGCTTATTGGCATTACCTATGCGGTCATCTTAACTTTTCACTACCTTGAGTTTCCATATGGAACTGTTTTAGTCTCTGTGTTCTCTGCTGACAAGATACCAACGCCAGGAAGTAGTACTTTCAAGTCTTCAGATGTGCCTTCCAAATCCAAATTGGTTAGCAATGTCACACTTTTCAAGCCATCAAACTTTGCTGCTGACCATGCTTTTGAGATTGCCAATAACACTTTGATCTTTGGGCAAAATGAGACCATTCCAAGAACTAGTTTTGTCTTGGAACCAAGACCCAAATCAAACAAATCTTTAGGATTTGATGGTTCTGACCATAGTTCCACTATCGGAAGTATTGTAAGAGCAGACAGAAAATCTGAATCACAGCAGGCAGAAGATTCTCAAACTTGCAGTTTTAACAAAACTATCAGCTTGAATTTCTCTGCAAACCGTTTCCAAGAAGACAACCTTTCATCAACTGAACAAAAATCTGAAAGTCCATTTGCTTCTTCGAGTAATGTGAGCACAGATATTACACCTGCAGTGATATCAAATGATTCCACCATATCTTTATTTCAGAATGATAACATAACTAAGGTCAGTGTGCCTAGTGAGAATAAAGATTATCATACACCAATTCCAGAAGTTACAACAGTATTTGAAATGAACAAGTTATTACTTAAAAGCCACACTCGGTATCGCTCTATG agacCTAGGTGGTTTTCAGCTGTTGATGAAGAGCTACTGCGCGCCAGATCAGAGATTGAAAATGCTCCAATTGTAAAGAAGGATCCAAATTTTTATGGTCCAATTTATCATAATGTTTCCATGTTCAAGAG gaGCTATGAACTAATGGAAAAGACTCTAAAAGTGTATGTATACACTGAAGGAGCTAGGCCAATAATGCACTCGCCATTTTTCACTGGACTTTATGCTTCTGAGGGATGGTTTATGAAGCAAATGGAAGCCAATGACAGATTTGTAACGAGAGACCCAAAGAAGGCCCACTTGTTTTACTTACCTTTCAGTTCTAGAATGCTGGAGGAAGCATTGTATGTGCAAGGTTCTCACAGTCATAAGAACCTTATTCAATATCTGCATAACTATGTAGAAATGATAGCAGGAAAGTATACTTTCTGGAACAGAACTGGAGGTGCTGATCATTTTCTCGTTGGTTGCCATGACTGG GCCCCTGGAGAAACTAAGGTTGAAATGGCTAACTGCATAAGGGCTCTTTGTAATGCTGATGTGAAAGAAGGATTTGTTTTCGGGAAGGATGCGTCTCTTCCGGAAACGTATGTCCGGAATGCTCAAATCCCCACTAAGGATCTTGGCGGAAATTCAGCTTCAAAGAGGACAATTTTGGCCTTTTTTGCAGGGAGCATGCATGGATATGTGAGGCCAATATTGTTGCAGCACTGGGAAAACAAAGACCCTGACATGAAAATCTTTGGGAAATTGCCAAAGTCAAAGGGCAACAGGAACTACATTCAGTACATGAAGAGCAGCAAGTACTGCATTTGTGCCAAAGGCTATGAAGTGAACAGTCCAAGAGTAGTGGAAGCCATTTTCTACGAATGTGTTCCTGTTATAATATCTGACAACTTTGTGCCACCATTTTTTGAGGTTCTGAATTGGGAATCCTTTGCAGTTATTGTTTTGGAGAAGGATATTCCTAATCTGAAGAATATACTCCTTTCTATCCCGGAAGAGGAGTATCTTCGATTGCAGATGAGGATCAGAAAGGTGCAGCACCATTTCCTTTGGCACAGGAACCCTGTCAGGTATGATATATTTCATATGATACTTCATTCCATTTGGTACAACAGAATCTTCTCTGCACCAACTAACTCGATACTAGTCAATTTCTAG